A genomic window from Glycine max cultivar Williams 82 chromosome 17, Glycine_max_v4.0, whole genome shotgun sequence includes:
- the LOC100782900 gene encoding protein MRG1 isoform X1 has protein sequence MGNSSKDNDSATSADASAGDIPPSNSGVYSEGEKVLAYHGPRIYEAKVQKTEIRKSEWKYFVHYLGWSKNWDEWVGEERLMKHTEENVLKQQALDKKQNVDKNVKSGRSSQGKAKISTDAKMDKEDVKNNVSKGKKRKHDAGVEKGSGTVEKLVKIQIPATLKKQLVDDWDSVTQQDKLVKLPRSPTVDEIMTKYLEYKSKKDGVAPDSIGEILKGIRCYFDKALPMMLLYKKERKQYNDSIVDNVSPSTIYGAEHLLRLFVKLPELLAYVTIEEETLNRLQQKLLDFLKFLQKNQSTFFLSAYDGPKVPEGKGKGKDE, from the exons ATGGGAAACTCATCCAAGGACAACGACTCCGCCACCTCCGCCGACGCTTCCGCCGGCGACATTCCGCCCTCCAATTCCGGCGTCTACTCCGAGGGCGAGAAAGTCCTCGCCTACCACGGCCCTCGCATCTACGAAGCAAAG GTGCAAAAGACTGAGATCAGAAAGAGTGAATGGAAATACTTTGTTCACTACCTT GGCTGGAGTAAAAA TTGGGATGAATGGGTAGGTGAGGAACGTTTGATGAAACATACTGAAGAGAATGTGCTGAAACAACAGGCCCTAGACAAAAAGCAAAATGTAGACAAGAATGTTAAGTCTGGGCGTTCATCTCAAGGAAAGGCCAAAATTTCTACGG ATGCTAAAATGGATAAAGAGGATGTCAAGAATAATG TGTCgaaagggaagaaaagaaagcatgaTGCGGGAGTCGAG aagGGCAGTGGGACTGTGGAAAAGCTTGTCAAGATTCAAATTCCTGCAACATTAAAGAAACAACTTGTTGATGATTGGGACTCTGTTACTCAGCAAGATAAG CTTGTAAAACTTCCCCGTTCACCAACTGTTGATGAAATTATGACAAAGTACCTTGAATACAAATCAAAGAAGGATGGCGT GGCACCTGATTCAATAGGAGAAATTTTGAAAGGAATAAGGTGTTATTTTGATAAAGCATTGCCTATGATGCTCTTGTACAAAAAAGAACGCAAGCAATATAATGATTCAATTGTGGATAATGTGTCTCCGTCAACCATATATGGAGCTGAACATTTATTACGCCTCTTTG TTAAGTTACCTGAGCTTTTGGCATATGTAACTATTGAGGAGGAAACATTGAATCGCTTGCAGCAGAAATTACTTGACTTTCTCAA GTTTTTGCAGAAAAATCAAAGTACCTTCTTTCTTTCAGCATATGATGGCCCTAAAGTCCCTGAAGGAAAAGGAAAGGGGAAGGATGAATGA
- the LOC100782900 gene encoding protein MRG1 isoform X3: protein MGNSSKDNDSATSADASAGDIPPSNSGVYSEGEKVLAYHGPRIYEAKVQKTEIRKSEWKYFVHYLGWSKNWDEWVGEERLMKHTEENVLKQQALDKKQNVDKNVKSGRSSQGKAKISTDAKMDKEDVKNNVSKGKKRKHDAGVEKGSGTVEKLVKIQIPATLKKQLVDDWDSVTQQDKLVKLPRSPTVDEIMTKYLEYKSKKDGVAPDSIGEILKGIRCYFDKALPMMLLYKKERKQYNDSIVDNVSPSTIYGAEHLLRLFVKLPELLAYVTIEEETLNRLQQKLLDFLK from the exons ATGGGAAACTCATCCAAGGACAACGACTCCGCCACCTCCGCCGACGCTTCCGCCGGCGACATTCCGCCCTCCAATTCCGGCGTCTACTCCGAGGGCGAGAAAGTCCTCGCCTACCACGGCCCTCGCATCTACGAAGCAAAG GTGCAAAAGACTGAGATCAGAAAGAGTGAATGGAAATACTTTGTTCACTACCTT GGCTGGAGTAAAAA TTGGGATGAATGGGTAGGTGAGGAACGTTTGATGAAACATACTGAAGAGAATGTGCTGAAACAACAGGCCCTAGACAAAAAGCAAAATGTAGACAAGAATGTTAAGTCTGGGCGTTCATCTCAAGGAAAGGCCAAAATTTCTACGG ATGCTAAAATGGATAAAGAGGATGTCAAGAATAATG TGTCgaaagggaagaaaagaaagcatgaTGCGGGAGTCGAG aagGGCAGTGGGACTGTGGAAAAGCTTGTCAAGATTCAAATTCCTGCAACATTAAAGAAACAACTTGTTGATGATTGGGACTCTGTTACTCAGCAAGATAAG CTTGTAAAACTTCCCCGTTCACCAACTGTTGATGAAATTATGACAAAGTACCTTGAATACAAATCAAAGAAGGATGGCGT GGCACCTGATTCAATAGGAGAAATTTTGAAAGGAATAAGGTGTTATTTTGATAAAGCATTGCCTATGATGCTCTTGTACAAAAAAGAACGCAAGCAATATAATGATTCAATTGTGGATAATGTGTCTCCGTCAACCATATATGGAGCTGAACATTTATTACGCCTCTTTG TTAAGTTACCTGAGCTTTTGGCATATGTAACTATTGAGGAGGAAACATTGAATCGCTTGCAGCAGAAATTACTTGACTTTCTCAA GTAA
- the LOC100782900 gene encoding protein MRG1 isoform X2, protein MGNSSKDNDSATSADASAGDIPPSNSGVYSEGEKVLAYHGPRIYEAKVQKTEIRKSEWKYFVHYLGWSKNWDEWVGEERLMKHTEENVLKQQALDKKQNVDKNVKSGRSSQGKAKISTDAKMDKEDVKNNVSKGKKRKHDAGVEGSGTVEKLVKIQIPATLKKQLVDDWDSVTQQDKLVKLPRSPTVDEIMTKYLEYKSKKDGVAPDSIGEILKGIRCYFDKALPMMLLYKKERKQYNDSIVDNVSPSTIYGAEHLLRLFVKLPELLAYVTIEEETLNRLQQKLLDFLKFLQKNQSTFFLSAYDGPKVPEGKGKGKDE, encoded by the exons ATGGGAAACTCATCCAAGGACAACGACTCCGCCACCTCCGCCGACGCTTCCGCCGGCGACATTCCGCCCTCCAATTCCGGCGTCTACTCCGAGGGCGAGAAAGTCCTCGCCTACCACGGCCCTCGCATCTACGAAGCAAAG GTGCAAAAGACTGAGATCAGAAAGAGTGAATGGAAATACTTTGTTCACTACCTT GGCTGGAGTAAAAA TTGGGATGAATGGGTAGGTGAGGAACGTTTGATGAAACATACTGAAGAGAATGTGCTGAAACAACAGGCCCTAGACAAAAAGCAAAATGTAGACAAGAATGTTAAGTCTGGGCGTTCATCTCAAGGAAAGGCCAAAATTTCTACGG ATGCTAAAATGGATAAAGAGGATGTCAAGAATAATG TGTCgaaagggaagaaaagaaagcatgaTGCGGGAGTCGAG GGCAGTGGGACTGTGGAAAAGCTTGTCAAGATTCAAATTCCTGCAACATTAAAGAAACAACTTGTTGATGATTGGGACTCTGTTACTCAGCAAGATAAG CTTGTAAAACTTCCCCGTTCACCAACTGTTGATGAAATTATGACAAAGTACCTTGAATACAAATCAAAGAAGGATGGCGT GGCACCTGATTCAATAGGAGAAATTTTGAAAGGAATAAGGTGTTATTTTGATAAAGCATTGCCTATGATGCTCTTGTACAAAAAAGAACGCAAGCAATATAATGATTCAATTGTGGATAATGTGTCTCCGTCAACCATATATGGAGCTGAACATTTATTACGCCTCTTTG TTAAGTTACCTGAGCTTTTGGCATATGTAACTATTGAGGAGGAAACATTGAATCGCTTGCAGCAGAAATTACTTGACTTTCTCAA GTTTTTGCAGAAAAATCAAAGTACCTTCTTTCTTTCAGCATATGATGGCCCTAAAGTCCCTGAAGGAAAAGGAAAGGGGAAGGATGAATGA
- the LOC100782360 gene encoding uncharacterized protein LOC100782360 precursor — MMKTQALLVLMLLVNFVFFMGSEARPLSIIETEKSVTGGEVVDFFDWLSLGAMKDSGPSPGVGHKFTNSETLGGIKDSGPSSGGPGHQFTNSQTLGGIKNSGPSPGGEGHKFTNSETLGEMKDSGPSPGQGH; from the coding sequence atgatgaaAACTCAGGCCTTACTAGTTCTCATGTTATTGGTGAACTTTGTTTTTTTCATGGGCTCAGAAGCCCGTCCATTGAGTATCATTGAGACGGAAAAATCAGTCACTGGAGGGGAAGTGGTGGATTTCTTTGATTGGTTATCTCTTGGAGCAATGAAGGATTCTGGGCCAAGTCCAGGTGTGGGTCACAAGTTCACCAATAGTGAAACCCTTGGTGGGATTAAGGACTCTGGTCCTAGTTCCGGGGGGCCAGGTCACCAATTTACTAACAGCCAGACCCTTGGTGGAATCAAGAATTCGGGTCCTAGCCCCGGAGGAGAGGGTCACAAATTTACCAACAGTGAGACCCTTGGTGAGATGAAGGACTCAGGTCCAAGCCCTGGCCAAGGACACTAA